ATGCCAATGAACGCTGACGGTCCAAAGCCTTCACCCCACACGTCCTGATCAGACCCCGGTTCTGATCCCAGGGCATGGTGCCGAATGCGGGGGCCAGCGTATCGATCGCGTGCCACGTAGTAGAACCCGCCTCCCTCTTCGTCGAAGCGGACCCCGCTGTAGAGCGCATTGGGAAGGCGATCGGATAGATCCTGACCGGTAGTCATGTCACGGATTCGCACTTCGAATTCATCTGCTCCTCCCTGCCGAATGGAGTACATCATGAGCGAGCCCTCACGTGCGAAGCTCATCATCGCGATGAGCGTTCGATGCGTCGGATCGATGAGTCCGGGATCGATGACAACCTCGTAGCCCTCTTCGACAACAGGGGCACCCGCGTCCTCCACGAACGGTCGCCGATACAGGATCGGCGCCTCTTCCCCGCGCCTCCGCATGGTGAAGTATTCGAACGCCCCAGCACGGCGAGGCAAGCCAACGTCGTCGGAGTCGGTGAGTTCACGCAGTCGCCGCCGAATACCATCGCGGAGAGGGGACTCGCCGACGACCTCTTCCGCGAACCTGTTCTGCGCAGAAATCCAAGCTCTGGTTTCGGGCGCGTCCTGGTCCTCAAGCCAGGTGTAGTCATCCACGAACTCGACGCCGTGCATAACCTGAGCCACCGGATCTCTCCTGGACTCCGGGTGCTCGACGCCCACGCCACACCCGATCGTTCCCAAGGCCACGAGAATTGGAACGCAACCTTTAAGCGGCGTTGTGATCTGAATTACCATGGATCTCTCCCGGAGCCTTGAGGATCAGTCAGACTTCCCGGTTGATCAGCCCCCGTCAAGCTCAGGGCTTCGGGTCTGTCGGCCTTCCGGGAACTGCTGTAGCCTTGGCGAAGTTCGGTTCTGAACGCTTACGGAGAAACCTCGTGCAACGACTTCGAGTCGCGCTGATGGTGGGGTTGGTGGGGATATCGGGATGCGCTGCGTCCGATGAGGCGCTAGATGCAATGACGATGGACGAACCGGTCGCGCTCGGGCCGGTCGATGGACACGAGCTGCCCGGTATCGAACTCGAACGGGTTCAGGTCGGGCAAATGGCGCCCGACTTCACGCTAGCTGCCCTCGCCGGAGATCGGGTGACACTGTCCGGCTTCCAGGGCGCAAGTAACATCGTACTGGTCTTTTACCGTGGACACTGGTGACCCTACTGCGCCAAGCAGCTCGGTGAGCTGCACGACATTCTCTCTGAGGAGCAGAAGGCCACTACAACGATCATCGCTCTATCATCTGATGATGAGTCGGATCTACAGATGATGGTTGATCGGGTCGCTGAAGAGAACGACGGACTGATGCTCGACTACACCTTTCTTTCGGACCCCGGAGCTGGAGTGATCAACCGCTACGGGCTCTACAACCAGGATGATCCAAGAGGCCGAGCTATTCCGCACCCGACCACCTACGTCATCGATATGGAAGGCGTCGTTCGCTGGAAGATGACCGAGGTGAACTACCGCGTTCGCCCGGAGAATGCA
This window of the Longimicrobiales bacterium genome carries:
- a CDS encoding redoxin domain-containing protein; translated protein: MQRLRVALMVGLVGISGCAASDEALDAMTMDEPVALGPVDGHELPGIELERVQVGQMAPDFTLAALAGDRVTLSGFQGASNIVLVFYRGHW
- a CDS encoding peroxiredoxin family protein, which codes for MAPDFTLAALAGDRVTLSGFQGASNIVLVFYRGHWUPYCAKQLGELHDILSEEQKATTTIIALSSDDESDLQMMVDRVAEENDGLMLDYTFLSDPGAGVINRYGLYNQDDPRGRAIPHPTTYVIDMEGVVRWKMTEVNYRVRPENADILTALEEIGS